From the genome of Candidatus Neomarinimicrobiota bacterium:
AGAGCTGGACCAACGGGAGGAGCCGGATTTGCCTGCCCTGCAGGTACGTGGAGCTTGATCATTGTAAGGACGTTCTTAGCCATTCCTACTACGCATGCTTAACATGTTCAACCTGGAGATAATCAAGTTCTAAAGGTGTGGATCGGCCGAAAATGGACACCATAACTTTCACCTTCTGCTTCTCCTCGTTTGATTCAGTGATAGATCCCTCAAAATCGATAAAGGGACCATCGATAATTTTTACCACTTCATCTCTTCGAAAAAGAGTGGCCATAACTTCCTGCCCTTCCTTGACTTCCACTTCTCCAAGGATCCTGTTTACTTCTTCCGGCTTTAGAGATTCGGGCTCACCCTTTGGCCCCAC
Proteins encoded in this window:
- the nusG gene encoding transcription termination/antitermination factor NusG encodes the protein MEWYSVRVLSGKEKKIRDTMMSEIKGGSDNGKIEEVLVPSENVVEMRSGKKVVRDRVFYPGYVLVKMEMDNESRHYVENIPGVMSFVGPKGEPESLKPEEVNRILGEVEVKEGQEVMATLFRRDEVVKIIDGPFIDFEGSITESNEEKQKVKVMVSIFGRSTPLELDYLQVEHVKHA